One endosymbiont 'TC1' of Trimyema compressum genomic window, TGAATCACTTACAGCCAACAAATATTTTTTCGCCATAGCAATCATTGCTTTTTTATTTACTTCTCTGAAGTAATCATGAAAATAAGCAGCTAAAACTGCCTGATAAGTATTTACTCCATACTGCTTACTTAATTCATAAGCTTTTTTTGCAGTTCCCGCCACATGTTGCCATCTTCTTCTAGATAACTGTTTCTTCATGGTAGTAGCTAATGCTGCATATTCTTTATCTATTTGTTCCAGATAATCATTATACGTCATTATTTATATAATCCTTTTGCTAGAATATAATTATAGACTCTTTTATCTAGCTTTCTTTTGCTTTTTCTAATTCCTTTATAGCGAATATCAGTTGAGCTAATAAAATAAGGTTTGAGAGGCATAATAAGTGTCTTATTACTAATATATTCAGGCATTGTTTTAACAAAGGAACGCCAAGCTATTTCATCTTCGCAAGCTCTAACAGCAACTATGAAAAACACTTTTTCCGCCAAGGCTTCAATATCATTCCATTGTTCAATGTATTTAAAGGCATCTGAACCTAAAATAATATAAAATTGACTATCAGGTTCCATTATTTTCAACTCATTAATAGTATCAATTGTATAGGTAGGACCTTTTCTTTCCACATCAATTCCCAAGGGAATAAGCTTTGGGGCATTTTCCAAAGCCAAACTCACTAGTTTTAGACGTTCTTCTCCCCTTACAGTGTTACCATCCTTTTTATGATAAGGCTCTCCAGCTGGAATAAAGAAAACTTTATCTAAATCAAACACCTTTAAGGCAGCTTCCCCAAGGGCAACATGACCTCTATGAATGGGATTAAAAGTTCCTCCTAAAATACCAACTTTTTTCATTCTCTTATTTGTCCGTCTCCATTAATAACATATTTAATAGATGTTAATGCATCTAGTCCCAGCGGACCTCTAGCGTGTAGCTTTTGCGTACTAATACCAATTTCTGCTCCAAACCCAAACTCTTCACCATCTGAAAAACAGGTTGAAGCATTAACATAAACACAAGCTGCATCAACTCCTTTTTGGAATGTTCTTGCATTTTCATAATCATCCGTGATAATAACTTCTGAATGCATCGTACCATACTTATTTATATGAGCAATTGCTTCATTAACATCCTTAACTTTTTTCACTGCTAAAATATAATCTAAAAATTCTGTAGCATAATCTTCCTCAGTTGCTAATTTAGCATCCTTAAAGAATTCTCTACTTTTTTCACAAGCCC contains:
- the nadD gene encoding nicotinate-nucleotide adenylyltransferase, giving the protein MKKVGILGGTFNPIHRGHVALGEAALKVFDLDKVFFIPAGEPYHKKDGNTVRGEERLKLVSLALENAPKLIPLGIDVERKGPTYTIDTINELKIMEPDSQFYIILGSDAFKYIEQWNDIEALAEKVFFIVAVRACEDEIAWRSFVKTMPEYISNKTLIMPLKPYFISSTDIRYKGIRKSKRKLDKRVYNYILAKGLYK